In Carettochelys insculpta isolate YL-2023 chromosome 11, ASM3395843v1, whole genome shotgun sequence, a genomic segment contains:
- the IL17RB gene encoding interleukin-17 receptor B isoform X2, producing the protein MTLAASILLSLVLNSCRSWGQGWPSIKCGFETGPAHELRKWHNLTPADLHNLSAQLIESEVETHVRSLLINISWSLSMDASIKELRATKICVTSKGTEEHFECIRCNYTEKFQSQTMFGNRRWQFHYIGFPVEPDMTYFISAYNLPPANIYEDSPSKSITLISPGCKDNLMKYRKTCIEMGSLWNPNITLCKTEAEVEVNFTTSSLGTKYAILLYKCETCDILIERDLITKVNETRTSVRIPVSDESNSLFVQIIPYFSTCANDCLRHKGILTKCVQNQGTISLDSLGRYVCSIIAALFVIVCVITAVVCFRRNSDTKLQPVKVLLIYPKEVCFHHTVLAFADFLHKHCHCDVVIDMWQKRRIAEQGPVQWLAFQKEVADKVIFLVSSYTSSECNAVCHKSIGNHKDKSECMFTLAFNFFCSDVKNMSSLHKYMLVSFNGLNGKDTLPSALNSCSKYCLMKDIDIFCRDLSSTHGKVNATNTKLVCGWRPSTNCIKTEEHNIGMRDDVSASIE; encoded by the exons ATGACTCTGGCAGCGAGTATCCTGCTGAGCTTGGTGCTGAATAGCTGCAGATCTTGGGGACAAGGTTGGCCG tctaTTAAGTGTGGTTTTGAAACTG GTCCTGCCCATGAGTTGAGAAAGTGGCACAATCTAACACCTGCAGATCTTCATAATCTCAGTGCCCAGTTAATTGAATCAGAAGTGGAGACACATGTCAGATCCCTACTTATAAATATCAGCTGGAGCCTCAGCATGGATG CTAGCATCAAAGAACTGAGAGCCACAAAGATCTGTGTGACAAGTAAAGGAACGGAAGAGCATTTTGAGTGTATTCGGTGCAATTACACAGAGAAGTTTCAAAGTCAAACCATGTTTGGGAATAGAAGA TGGCAGTTCCACTACATTGGATTCCCTGTAGAACCAGATATGACTTATTTTATAAGTGCTTACAACCTTCCTCCAGCAAATATATATGAGGATTCTCCATCAAAATCCATAACATTAATTTCGCCAG GTTGTAAAGATAATCTAATGAAATACAGAAAAACTTGTATAGAAATGG gaagtctgtggaatCCAAATATAACTCTATGTAAAACAGAGGCAGAAGTGGAAGTGAATTTTACAACAAGTAGCCTTGGGACCAAATATGCCATACTTCTCTACAAGTGTGAGACATGTGATATACTTATTGAAAGGGATTTGATTACGAAG GTCAATGAAACTAGAACTTCTGTTAGAATACCAGTGAGTGATGAAAGCAACAGTCTGTTTGTGCAG ATAATTCCTTATTTTTCCACATGTGCAAATGATTGTCTAAGGCACAAGGGAATCCTAACAAAGTGTGTTCAAAACCAAG GAACCATCTCACTTGATTCACTTGGAAGATATGTGTGTTCCATCATTGCTGCTTTATTTGTAATTGTGTGTGTGATTACTGCTGTAGTATGTTTCAGGAGGAACAGTG ataCAAAGCTACAACCTGTTAAAGTACTGCTTATATATCCAAAAGAAGTCTGTTTTCATCATACTGTCCTGGCATTTGCTGATTTTCTTCACAAGCACTGTCACTGTGATGTTGTTATTGATATGTGGCAGAAAAGGAGAATTGCTGAACAGGGCCCAGTACAATGGCTGGCTTTTCAAAAAGAAGTTGCAGATAAGGTGATTTTCCTCGTTTCAAGCTATACCAGTAGTGAGTGCAATGCTGTTTGCCACAAAAGCATAGGAAACCACAAAGATAAGTCAGAGTGTATGTTCACTCTTGCATTTAACTTCTTCTGCAGTGATGTGAAAAACATGTCCTCTCTGCACAAGTACATGCTGGTTTCTTTCAATGGACTAAATGGAAAAGACACGTTACCAAGTGCTCTGAATAGCTGTTCAAAATACTGTCTTATGAAGGATATTGACATCTTTTGTAGAGATCTTTCTAGTACACATGGAAAGGTAAATGCAACAAATACAAAATTAGTTTGTGGCTGGAGACCTAGCACCAACTGTATAAAGACTGAGGAACACAATATAGGAATGAGGGACGACGTGTCAGCATCAATAGAATAA
- the IL17RB gene encoding interleukin-17 receptor B isoform X1, with product MDASIKELRATKICVTSKGTEEHFECIRCNYTEKFQSQTMFGNRRWQFHYIGFPVEPDMTYFISAYNLPPANIYEDSPSKSITLISPGSLWNPNITLCKTEAEVEVNFTTSSLGTKYAILLYKCETCDILIERDLITKVNETRTSVRIPVSDESNSLFVQIIPYFSTCANDCLRHKGILTKCVQNQGTISLDSLGRYVCSIIAALFVIVCVITAVVCFRRNSDTKLQPVKVLLIYPKEVCFHHTVLAFADFLHKHCHCDVVIDMWQKRRIAEQGPVQWLAFQKEVADKVIFLVSSYTSSECNAVCHKSIGNHKDKSECMFTLAFNFFCSDVKNMSSLHKYMLVSFNGLNGKDTLPSALNSCSKYCLMKDIDIFCRDLSSTHGKVNATNTKLVCGWRPSTNCIKTEEHNIGMRDDVSASIE from the exons ATGGATG CTAGCATCAAAGAACTGAGAGCCACAAAGATCTGTGTGACAAGTAAAGGAACGGAAGAGCATTTTGAGTGTATTCGGTGCAATTACACAGAGAAGTTTCAAAGTCAAACCATGTTTGGGAATAGAAGA TGGCAGTTCCACTACATTGGATTCCCTGTAGAACCAGATATGACTTATTTTATAAGTGCTTACAACCTTCCTCCAGCAAATATATATGAGGATTCTCCATCAAAATCCATAACATTAATTTCGCCAG gaagtctgtggaatCCAAATATAACTCTATGTAAAACAGAGGCAGAAGTGGAAGTGAATTTTACAACAAGTAGCCTTGGGACCAAATATGCCATACTTCTCTACAAGTGTGAGACATGTGATATACTTATTGAAAGGGATTTGATTACGAAG GTCAATGAAACTAGAACTTCTGTTAGAATACCAGTGAGTGATGAAAGCAACAGTCTGTTTGTGCAG ATAATTCCTTATTTTTCCACATGTGCAAATGATTGTCTAAGGCACAAGGGAATCCTAACAAAGTGTGTTCAAAACCAAG GAACCATCTCACTTGATTCACTTGGAAGATATGTGTGTTCCATCATTGCTGCTTTATTTGTAATTGTGTGTGTGATTACTGCTGTAGTATGTTTCAGGAGGAACAGTG ataCAAAGCTACAACCTGTTAAAGTACTGCTTATATATCCAAAAGAAGTCTGTTTTCATCATACTGTCCTGGCATTTGCTGATTTTCTTCACAAGCACTGTCACTGTGATGTTGTTATTGATATGTGGCAGAAAAGGAGAATTGCTGAACAGGGCCCAGTACAATGGCTGGCTTTTCAAAAAGAAGTTGCAGATAAGGTGATTTTCCTCGTTTCAAGCTATACCAGTAGTGAGTGCAATGCTGTTTGCCACAAAAGCATAGGAAACCACAAAGATAAGTCAGAGTGTATGTTCACTCTTGCATTTAACTTCTTCTGCAGTGATGTGAAAAACATGTCCTCTCTGCACAAGTACATGCTGGTTTCTTTCAATGGACTAAATGGAAAAGACACGTTACCAAGTGCTCTGAATAGCTGTTCAAAATACTGTCTTATGAAGGATATTGACATCTTTTGTAGAGATCTTTCTAGTACACATGGAAAGGTAAATGCAACAAATACAAAATTAGTTTGTGGCTGGAGACCTAGCACCAACTGTATAAAGACTGAGGAACACAATATAGGAATGAGGGACGACGTGTCAGCATCAATAGAATAA